Proteins encoded by one window of Anaerosalibacter sp. Marseille-P3206:
- a CDS encoding nucleotidyltransferase domain-containing protein, producing the protein MIFTEEQLKDYAKPLSETEENQCKNAIRMVSNALKDLGLSENEMETIYGASTAYQIRMSGGLSGYDIKLFLQGSYANNTNVRGHSDVDIAVVQEDIFRPAYRLNVSGADYGFTNATPRIKSFKDEVEDILRNHFGKDVERKNKSIKINGNSYRKDTDSVPSMRHRDYRQDYTFDKENYIGGILIKADDGQEIINYPEQHIKNGVEKNNATNYYFKKMVRIAKELRYQMKDLRYPYAQKASSFGVECLLWNVPNEYFTKYSTYRYAFDEIVGYLYDNRYSTLNFMEVNNIKKLCDDSPDRRDIYKGFIEELKGFYEYEI; encoded by the coding sequence ATGATTTTTACTGAAGAACAATTAAAAGATTATGCTAAGCCACTTAGTGAAACTGAAGAAAATCAATGTAAAAATGCTATAAGAATGGTATCAAATGCATTAAAAGATTTGGGTCTTAGTGAAAATGAAATGGAGACTATATATGGTGCTTCTACAGCATATCAAATTAGAATGAGTGGTGGTCTTAGTGGGTATGATATTAAATTGTTTTTGCAAGGTTCTTATGCAAATAATACAAATGTAAGAGGACATAGCGATGTTGACATTGCAGTAGTACAGGAGGATATATTTCGACCTGCATACAGATTAAATGTATCTGGAGCAGACTATGGATTTACAAATGCAACTCCCAGGATAAAAAGTTTTAAAGATGAAGTTGAAGATATATTAAGAAATCACTTTGGTAAAGATGTTGAAAGAAAAAATAAATCAATAAAAATTAATGGGAATTCATACAGAAAGGATACCGATAGTGTACCATCAATGAGACATAGAGACTATAGGCAAGATTATACATTTGATAAAGAAAACTATATCGGTGGTATTTTAATAAAAGCTGATGATGGCCAAGAAATAATTAATTACCCAGAGCAGCATATAAAAAATGGTGTCGAAAAAAATAATGCTACAAATTATTACTTTAAAAAGATGGTTAGAATTGCTAAAGAACTTAGATACCAAATGAAAGATTTAAGATATCCATATGCCCAAAAAGCAAGTTCTTTTGGTGTAGAATGTCTTTTGTGGAATGTTCCAAATGAATACTTTACCAAATACAGTACCTATCGTTACGCTTTTGATGAGATTGTTGGGTACTTATATGATAATAGATATTCCACTCTTAATTTTATGGAAGTTAATAATATAAAAAAATTATGTGATGATTCACCTGATAGACGAGATATTTACAAAGGGTTTATAGAAGAGTTGAAAGGTTTTTATGAATATGAAATCTAA
- a CDS encoding relaxase/mobilization nuclease domain-containing protein, with product MAITKIHPIKSTLSLAIDYITSTDKTDEQILINSDGCSPATAHLQFMNTREVNNTRGTVLARHLIQSFVPGEVAPEKAHEIGIDLAKEILKGEYEYVLATHVDRNHIHNHIIFNNVNWKTGKCYQSNKRSYHRIRYQSDKLCKENNLVVIDEYYEKYKKKYKTKGKSYREYQERKEGTSWKGRLQFDIDRAIKKAKDWEDFLYLMEQYGYEIKHGKHIAFKKKEGQKRFTRAMRIGEDYTEERLKERISEEIQIRGKRPKSPFKTLDNVIDINANEKFKGSPGYKHWAVKHNLYTMAETINQVRSKGFKTQEQLEKALQDKASEIQNLLSENKKIEKLIEEKKQTMENRYIIEQYKEIYKYAKNHPEDKAFTNEYNAQLLLYKKAVTESFQNSNTLPTTKQIFEELEKLNTKKESLIEKLNQSRQEQKKLYQYKKNYDTYLGKEVER from the coding sequence ATGGCAATTACAAAGATACATCCCATCAAATCAACTCTCAGCCTTGCAATTGATTATATTACCAGTACCGACAAAACTGACGAGCAAATTCTCATAAATTCTGATGGCTGCTCCCCTGCAACTGCCCACCTACAGTTTATGAATACAAGAGAAGTAAACAATACTAGGGGAACAGTTCTTGCCAGACATTTAATACAAAGTTTTGTCCCTGGAGAAGTAGCCCCTGAGAAGGCTCATGAGATAGGCATTGACCTTGCTAAAGAAATTTTAAAAGGAGAATATGAATATGTTCTAGCAACCCATGTAGATCGTAACCATATTCATAACCACATTATCTTTAATAATGTAAACTGGAAAACAGGTAAATGCTATCAATCAAATAAACGAAGTTACCATAGAATTCGCTACCAAAGTGATAAGCTATGCAAGGAAAATAATCTTGTTGTCATAGATGAATACTATGAAAAATACAAGAAAAAGTATAAGACAAAAGGTAAATCCTATAGGGAATATCAGGAGAGAAAGGAAGGCACTTCATGGAAGGGAAGACTCCAGTTTGATATTGATAGAGCTATTAAGAAAGCTAAGGATTGGGAAGATTTCCTCTATCTTATGGAGCAGTATGGATATGAAATTAAACATGGAAAGCATATCGCTTTCAAGAAAAAAGAGGGTCAAAAGCGTTTCACTAGAGCTATGCGAATTGGAGAAGATTATACTGAGGAAAGATTAAAAGAACGTATTTCAGAGGAAATTCAGATACGAGGAAAACGTCCTAAATCTCCATTTAAGACCTTGGATAATGTTATTGATATTAATGCTAACGAGAAATTTAAAGGCTCTCCTGGATACAAGCATTGGGCAGTAAAGCATAATCTTTATACTATGGCAGAAACAATCAACCAGGTTAGAAGTAAAGGTTTTAAAACACAAGAGCAACTAGAAAAAGCACTCCAGGATAAAGCTTCTGAAATTCAAAATCTTCTTTCAGAAAACAAGAAGATAGAAAAACTAATTGAAGAAAAAAAGCAGACTATGGAAAACAGATATATCATTGAGCAGTATAAAGAAATTTATAAATATGCTAAAAATCATCCCGAGGATAAGGCTTTTACTAACGAGTATAATGCTCAACTTTTGCTTTATAAAAAAGCAGTTACCGAAAGTTTTCAGAACTCCAATACTCTTCCTACCACAAAACAGATATTTGAAGAACTTGAAAAATTAAATACAAAAAAAGAGTCTCTCATTGAGAAACTCAATCAGTCCCGCCAGGAACAAAAGAAACTATATCAGTATAAGAAAAACTATGATACCTATTTAGGGAAAGAGGTCGAGCGATAA
- the brxL gene encoding protease Lon-related BREX system protein BrxL — translation MEDVSSRTEIKQKLRENFDGKIVAKDLTKKIKEGANVPVYVLEFLLGQYCSSDDEEIIEKGIGTVKKIISDNFVRPDEAQKILSILREKGSFSIIDKVTVKLNIRKNRYEAEFSNLGLSDIPVPEEYPTRYDRLLCGGIWCMIQLDYDYDENEQNKNPISITRLTPIQMPQVDIKELKEGRSKFTKEEWIDVMLRSIGMEPNEFEEREKWLLLTRLIPLVENNFNLCELGPRSTGKSHIYKEISPNSILVSGGQTTVANLFYNMGRKTIGLVGLWDCVAFDEVAGIKFKDNDGIQIMKDYMASGSFARGKEEKAASASMVFVGNINQSVDVLLKTSSLFDPFPEEMAIDTAFLDRMHCYLPGWEIPKFRPEHFTNDYGFITDYLAEFMRELRKDQYGDSLDKYFRLGKNLNQRDTIAVRKMVNGYLKIVYPHGEFTKDDLEEILCLSLEMRRRVKEQLKKIGGMEFYDVNFSYIDLDTFEEKYVGVPEQGADKLIPDGMLNPGQVYTIASGGNGMIGCYRLESQMLPGNGKFDRTGLGTNRESKEASNTAFNYLKANGNRISASISTTTKDYIINYQDLQGIGMTGELALPTLIALCSIALGKPVISNLAVLGEISIGGSIMKVTEIADSLQVALDSGAKKVLIPSTSFVDFGTVPAELMSSFQIIPYQSAEDAVFKALGVE, via the coding sequence ATGGAAGATGTAAGTTCAAGAACTGAAATAAAACAAAAACTTAGAGAAAATTTTGATGGAAAAATAGTAGCAAAAGATTTGACTAAAAAAATCAAAGAAGGGGCTAATGTTCCTGTATATGTTCTAGAGTTTTTGCTTGGGCAGTATTGTAGTAGTGATGATGAAGAAATTATTGAAAAGGGTATAGGAACAGTTAAAAAGATTATTTCAGATAACTTTGTTAGACCTGATGAAGCTCAGAAAATACTTTCTATATTAAGAGAAAAAGGTAGCTTTTCCATTATAGATAAGGTAACAGTAAAACTAAACATAAGAAAAAATAGGTATGAAGCGGAGTTTTCAAACCTAGGACTTAGTGATATTCCAGTACCAGAAGAATATCCAACAAGATATGATAGGCTTCTTTGTGGTGGTATATGGTGTATGATTCAACTTGATTATGATTATGATGAGAATGAGCAGAACAAAAATCCTATTAGCATTACAAGGCTTACACCTATTCAAATGCCACAGGTGGATATAAAAGAGCTTAAAGAAGGTAGAAGCAAATTTACAAAAGAAGAATGGATAGATGTTATGCTTCGTTCTATTGGTATGGAGCCTAATGAATTTGAAGAAAGAGAAAAATGGTTGTTGCTTACAAGATTAATTCCACTTGTGGAAAATAATTTTAATCTATGTGAATTGGGTCCCAGAAGTACAGGGAAATCTCATATTTATAAGGAGATTTCACCTAATAGTATTCTTGTGTCTGGAGGACAGACTACTGTTGCTAATCTGTTTTACAATATGGGAAGAAAGACAATCGGTCTTGTAGGACTTTGGGATTGTGTAGCATTTGATGAAGTTGCAGGAATAAAGTTCAAAGATAATGATGGTATACAGATTATGAAAGACTATATGGCATCAGGTTCTTTTGCAAGGGGAAAAGAAGAAAAAGCCGCATCGGCTTCAATGGTATTTGTAGGTAATATTAATCAAAGTGTCGATGTACTTTTGAAAACTTCCAGCCTGTTTGATCCATTTCCAGAGGAAATGGCAATAGATACAGCTTTTCTTGATAGAATGCATTGTTATCTTCCAGGTTGGGAGATCCCTAAATTTAGACCTGAGCATTTTACAAATGATTACGGTTTTATTACTGATTATCTTGCAGAATTTATGAGGGAACTTCGCAAGGATCAGTATGGAGATAGCTTAGACAAGTATTTTAGATTAGGCAAGAATCTAAATCAAAGAGATACTATTGCAGTTAGAAAAATGGTTAATGGCTATTTGAAAATTGTATATCCACATGGTGAATTTACAAAAGATGATCTTGAAGAAATACTATGCTTATCTCTTGAGATGAGAAGAAGAGTGAAGGAACAACTAAAGAAAATAGGTGGTATGGAATTTTATGATGTGAACTTCTCATATATAGATTTAGATACTTTTGAGGAAAAATATGTAGGTGTTCCTGAACAGGGAGCTGATAAACTAATTCCTGATGGTATGCTAAATCCAGGACAAGTTTATACAATTGCTAGTGGAGGAAATGGAATGATTGGTTGCTATAGATTGGAGTCTCAAATGCTTCCTGGTAATGGAAAATTTGATAGAACAGGACTTGGGACTAATCGTGAATCTAAAGAAGCAAGTAATACTGCTTTTAATTATCTTAAAGCTAATGGTAATAGGATTAGTGCTTCAATAAGTACAACTACAAAAGATTATATTATAAATTATCAAGATTTACAGGGTATAGGAATGACAGGGGAGTTGGCTCTTCCTACTCTAATTGCATTATGCTCAATTGCACTTGGAAAACCTGTTATAAGTAATTTGGCGGTGCTTGGAGAAATAAGTATCGGTGGAAGTATTATGAAGGTTACAGAAATTGCAGATAGTCTTCAAGTTGCACTTGATAGTGGAGCAAAGAAAGTTCTTATACCTAGTACATCTTTTGTGGATTTTGGAACAGTTCCTGCAGAACTTATGAGTTCATTTCAAATAATTCCATATCAAAGTGCCGAAGATGCTGTATTTAAAGCTTTGGGGGTGGAGTGA
- the pglZ gene encoding BREX-1 system phosphatase PglZ type A: protein MDLEEILKDLQKRFKEPYPEFYNRRIIFWMDRDREFEDEIDNLEIPDVKTIKMSENNKFRVKKLLSFDDQESDFLVYCPLIFNEKEDNWINDVMRYSEEFRADLVSIQIDEMNLPDSIAIRKSVKVYKKFFNAKARRELIKKKASRIENPAHLELAIMSEIAGCEMQPGLIIREVLKAGIENDENDIYQEFINYEIDETFWRMVGQGTGYQSEEKSLENLSIHILLTAASRNINKEAFIGLDNFISSPHEAFCFQFVEDWLRNANEKRSIYELVRYVEKEIQLDERLMNLDISHFESNEAFPCVDEIILIKLMTNIKNDIIDPEEISDIYDKRRVVAWYEKFSSYYEGIYNMGKMKDFYNKNQASFHMTSAKEVWKSYTDKFYLMDTYYRKFQRAYQKSLRNSNAKLDDLFKFTVDRAEGIYKHWFLDDLLTNWCNVSGKEFEEYGKISEIKQQVDFYNNNIKNAKTKVYVIISDAMRYEVAKELAIELKQDMQCKIEIDDMSGIFPTITPFGMAALLPNNGLQTEIRNNNLKVLIDGESTDMPNREKVLQKANKDSRVLKYDDLIHMKREERKAQVKGMEVVYIYHDQIDAASHTSDSRVFSACDKAIDEIKNLVRILVHEFSAVNIMITSDHGFLYTYEEFTEDDKVSKEGFKGVVDYGRRYAIMDESANPSFLMPIKFVDEESGLKGFAPKHNIRIKKQGGGINFVHGGISLQEMVVPLIRYRHLRNDNKEYQRNRSKYDVKPVELNILSTGRKISNMIFNLSFYQSEMLSVNREAANFLLYFVDEYGEKVSDEVRIIADKNTDNEQDRVFNVTFNLKAGKYDNKKTYNLVIYEESGQILPKKIEFVIDIPFATGEYDFFS, encoded by the coding sequence TTGGACTTAGAAGAAATTTTAAAAGATTTGCAGAAAAGATTCAAGGAACCCTATCCTGAATTTTATAATAGGAGAATTATCTTTTGGATGGATAGGGATAGAGAATTTGAAGATGAAATTGATAATCTTGAAATTCCAGATGTAAAAACAATAAAAATGTCTGAAAATAATAAGTTCAGAGTAAAAAAACTACTATCCTTTGATGACCAGGAGTCAGACTTTCTTGTATACTGCCCTCTTATTTTCAATGAAAAAGAAGATAATTGGATAAATGATGTTATGAGATACAGTGAGGAATTTAGGGCGGATCTTGTATCTATACAGATTGACGAAATGAATTTACCAGATAGCATTGCTATTAGAAAGTCTGTAAAAGTTTATAAGAAGTTCTTTAATGCTAAAGCAAGAAGAGAACTTATAAAGAAAAAGGCAAGTAGAATTGAAAATCCCGCACATTTAGAACTTGCTATTATGAGTGAGATTGCAGGATGTGAAATGCAGCCAGGACTTATTATCAGAGAAGTTTTGAAAGCAGGCATTGAAAATGATGAGAATGATATTTATCAGGAATTTATAAATTATGAAATAGATGAAACTTTCTGGAGAATGGTAGGACAAGGAACAGGTTATCAAAGTGAAGAAAAGAGCCTAGAAAATTTATCTATTCATATACTGCTTACTGCAGCTTCAAGAAATATAAATAAAGAAGCATTTATAGGACTTGATAATTTTATTTCCAGTCCACATGAAGCTTTTTGTTTTCAATTTGTCGAGGACTGGCTTAGAAATGCTAATGAGAAAAGGAGCATATATGAACTTGTCCGTTATGTAGAAAAAGAAATTCAACTTGATGAAAGACTGATGAATCTTGATATATCACATTTTGAGAGCAACGAAGCTTTTCCATGTGTTGATGAAATTATACTTATAAAGCTTATGACAAATATTAAAAATGATATCATAGATCCTGAAGAGATTTCAGATATATATGATAAAAGAAGAGTTGTAGCCTGGTATGAAAAGTTTAGTTCATATTATGAAGGTATTTATAACATGGGTAAAATGAAGGATTTTTATAATAAAAACCAAGCATCATTCCATATGACAAGTGCGAAGGAAGTTTGGAAATCCTATACAGATAAATTTTATTTAATGGATACCTATTATAGAAAATTTCAGAGGGCATATCAGAAAAGCCTTAGAAATTCAAATGCTAAGCTTGATGATTTATTTAAATTTACGGTAGATAGGGCTGAAGGTATATATAAGCATTGGTTCCTAGATGATCTCCTTACTAACTGGTGTAATGTTAGCGGTAAAGAGTTTGAAGAGTATGGAAAAATTTCTGAGATTAAACAGCAAGTTGACTTCTATAACAATAATATTAAAAATGCTAAGACAAAAGTCTATGTAATTATTTCAGATGCAATGCGTTATGAGGTGGCAAAAGAACTTGCTATAGAATTAAAACAGGATATGCAATGTAAGATAGAAATTGATGATATGTCGGGGATATTTCCTACTATTACACCTTTTGGAATGGCTGCATTGCTTCCTAATAATGGGCTTCAAACTGAAATTAGAAATAATAATCTCAAAGTTCTTATTGATGGCGAATCAACAGATATGCCTAATAGAGAAAAGGTTTTACAAAAGGCTAATAAGGATTCTAGAGTGCTTAAATATGACGATTTGATTCATATGAAGAGAGAAGAGAGAAAAGCTCAAGTAAAAGGTATGGAAGTTGTTTATATATATCATGATCAAATAGATGCAGCCAGCCATACATCAGATTCTAGAGTTTTCTCTGCCTGTGATAAGGCTATAGATGAAATTAAGAATCTGGTTAGAATTCTTGTGCATGAGTTTTCAGCTGTAAATATAATGATTACCTCAGATCATGGTTTCCTCTATACTTATGAAGAGTTTACTGAGGATGATAAGGTATCTAAAGAAGGCTTTAAAGGTGTTGTTGATTATGGTAGAAGGTATGCAATAATGGATGAATCTGCTAATCCAAGTTTCTTGATGCCTATAAAATTTGTTGATGAAGAATCAGGGCTTAAAGGATTTGCACCGAAACATAATATCCGTATTAAAAAGCAAGGTGGAGGAATTAACTTTGTTCATGGAGGAATCTCACTTCAGGAAATGGTTGTTCCACTAATTAGATACAGACATTTAAGAAATGATAATAAAGAATATCAGAGAAACAGGAGTAAATATGATGTTAAACCTGTGGAACTTAATATTCTTTCAACAGGAAGAAAAATTAGCAATATGATATTCAATCTGTCTTTCTATCAAAGTGAAATGCTTTCAGTAAATAGAGAAGCCGCAAATTTCCTTCTTTATTTTGTTGATGAATATGGAGAAAAAGTTTCTGATGAAGTCCGTATTATAGCTGATAAGAATACTGATAATGAGCAAGATAGAGTATTTAATGTAACATTCAACTTGAAAGCTGGAAAATATGATAATAAAAAGACTTATAACCTTGTTATCTATGAAGAGTCAGGTCAGATTCTTCCAAAGAAGATTGAGTTTGTAATAGATATTCCCTTTGCCACAGGTGAATATGATTTCTTTAGTTAA
- the mobC gene encoding plasmid mobilization protein, translating to MANRLRKNDIHVMVTDEEKELFKKKLEMSKSKSMGHFIRKCVLEAPIFVIDMNVFRRLQTLIGKNSNNINQIAKRVNSTGIIYREDIEDLKKENDDISREIIKIQNILTRKYMHKAD from the coding sequence ATGGCAAATAGACTTAGAAAAAATGATATTCATGTAATGGTTACTGATGAAGAAAAGGAACTTTTTAAGAAAAAACTTGAAATGAGTAAGTCAAAATCAATGGGACATTTTATTAGAAAATGTGTACTTGAAGCCCCTATATTTGTTATTGATATGAATGTCTTTAGAAGGCTACAAACTCTTATAGGAAAGAATTCAAATAACATCAATCAAATTGCAAAAAGAGTTAATAGTACAGGCATAATCTATAGAGAAGATATTGAAGATCTTAAAAAAGAGAATGATGATATCTCAAGGGAAATAATTAAAATTCAAAATATCCTGACAAGAAAATATATGCATAAGGCTGATTAA
- a CDS encoding Cap15 family cyclic dinucleotide receptor domain-containing protein: MKSKINNLLKLSAIFCVIIFLVLKYLKGSETLLDNWELITQAAGYSAILTLVYEKWIWRINPLIKIPKFKKEYGGLIKYEYNGIQGTKNIDIKISQTLTNVYVSIKSDEITSKSITSELVEENNKYVLYYTYITQPKSEFSDENPIQYGTCKVLVDDVKEFHGIYWTTSKTKGDIYFVENKKDSQAIFYRSTSFPK; encoded by the coding sequence ATGAAATCTAAAATAAATAATTTATTAAAATTATCGGCAATATTTTGTGTAATTATTTTTTTAGTTTTAAAATATTTAAAAGGTTCGGAGACATTGTTAGACAACTGGGAGTTAATTACACAAGCTGCAGGATATAGTGCCATATTAACGTTGGTATATGAAAAATGGATTTGGAGGATAAATCCTTTAATCAAAATACCTAAATTCAAAAAAGAATATGGTGGTTTAATAAAATATGAATATAATGGAATCCAAGGAACTAAAAATATAGATATAAAAATTTCTCAAACATTAACTAATGTATATGTTTCGATAAAAAGTGATGAGATTACAAGTAAAAGTATAACAAGTGAGTTAGTAGAAGAAAATAATAAATATGTGTTATATTATACTTATATCACTCAACCCAAAAGTGAATTTAGTGATGAGAATCCTATCCAATATGGCACCTGTAAAGTGCTTGTTGACGATGTAAAGGAGTTTCATGGAATTTATTGGACAACCAGTAAAACCAAAGGCGACATTTACTTTGTAGAAAATAAAAAAGATAGCCAAGCAATTTTTTATCGCTCGACCTCTTTCCCTAAATAG